One part of the Lotus japonicus ecotype B-129 chromosome 2, LjGifu_v1.2 genome encodes these proteins:
- the LOC130735703 gene encoding putative SNAP25 homologous protein SNAP30 → MFGFRKAPPKPATTGAEPEKNTTMTQDRRTTSAPVLPMPKSKGNYFDDDDDDDWGRKPSTTKSSGGLESKSVQELEDYAVNKAEDTTRSVNNCLRIAEDIRGDAARTLDMLHQQGDQITRTHNMVVDTEKDLSRGEKLLNNLGGMFSKPWKPKKTREIQGPVITSDNPSKKNVKNKEDREKLGLAPLPKGHSAPSTPVPESANAYQKIDYEKAKQDDGLSDLSNILGDLKGMAIDMGSELDKQNKALDHLSDDVDELNSRVKGANQRARKLVGK, encoded by the exons ATGTTTGGGTTTAGAAAAGCACCACCAAAGCCTGCAACTACCGGCGCCGAACCGGAAAAGAACACAACCATGACACAAGATAGGCGAACCACTTCAGCGCCTGTTCTCCCCATGCCAAAGTCTAAAGGGAACtattttgatgatgatgatgacgatgaTTGGGGGAGAAAGCCTTCCACCACTAAATCCTCCGGGGGCCTAGAGAGCAAGAGTGTTCAGGAGCTTGAGGACTATGCAGTGAACAAGGCTGAGGACACGACGAGGAGCGTTAACAATTGCCTGAGGATTGCTGAGGACATTAGAGGGGATGCAGCAAGGACCCTTGACATGTTGCACCAGCAGGGTGACCAGATAACAAGGACTCATAATATGGTTGTTGATACTGAGAAGGATTTGAGTCGG GGTGAAAAACTCCTAAACAATCTTGGGGGCATGTTCTCAAAACCCTGGAAGCCAAAGAAGACCCGGGAAATCCAAGGCCCTGTAATTACCTCAG ATAATCCATCCAAAAAGAATGTGAAGAACAAGGAAGACAGGGAAAAATTGGGCTTAGCTCCTTTGCCTAAGGGACACTCTGCTCCTTCCACACCTGTTCCTGAATCAGCCAATGCCTATCAGAAAATTGAT TATGAAAAAGCTAAACAAGACGATGGACTCTCAGATTTGAGTAATATCTTAGGCGATTTGAAGGGTATGGCAATTGATATGGGATCAGAACTTGACAA GCAAAATAAAGCTCTTGATCATCTTAGTGACGATGTAGATGAGCTGAACTCTCGAGTTAAAGGTGCAAACCAGCGTGCACGCAAATTAGTAGGGAAGTGA